In one Oscillospiraceae bacterium genomic region, the following are encoded:
- a CDS encoding L-aspartate oxidase encodes MRLNRTHTCEVLVLGSGIAGVTAALEAAQAGRSVILACKGRLFSGSSFYPGTWGLGLIGPVDEEDEADLAATIEAVGCGMADPAMVRAFVAGIHPAIEQIRSMGVKLRRADAAAQKEYIPCFDHKHRDWNGIEFDSAREIFSRRLEELGVTVLPGCEALELVQAGCRVCGAVVAQGGSLCYLGCKALVLATGGFGGLFKYHLCTADVEGVGQSLALDAGCRLVNMEFMQMMPGYVSPAFQTIFNEKSFQFTRLRGSDGRTLLGDAASELLAQRSTHGPFTSRLPSKAVDLTLFQAFLEDERGIEATYMEKMRSDPPEFVKTYFDWLREARGLTMDDPIHIGIFAHAANGGIQIDPDAFTGVPGLYAAGEVTGGMHGADRIGGLSTANGLVFGGRAGRSAAAACAGTPEPPGESLFCATASDNTPEVLSALQEVMFHNAMVIRGEKGLHAALDTVERLCTVLSLSPSADVHAIAQTRRLTGRLHTAEAILKAALLRRESRGSHYRADYPREDPAQASPIIISQNSGAISARFAKEEVLCP; translated from the coding sequence ATGCGGCTAAACCGCACACACACCTGTGAGGTCCTGGTCCTGGGCTCCGGTATCGCGGGGGTGACGGCGGCGCTGGAGGCCGCGCAGGCCGGCCGCTCCGTCATCCTGGCCTGTAAGGGCAGGCTCTTTTCCGGCTCCAGCTTCTACCCCGGCACCTGGGGCCTGGGGCTGATCGGGCCCGTAGATGAGGAGGACGAAGCGGACCTGGCCGCCACTATCGAGGCGGTGGGCTGCGGCATGGCCGATCCCGCTATGGTCCGGGCCTTTGTGGCCGGTATCCACCCGGCTATCGAGCAGATACGCTCCATGGGGGTCAAACTCCGCCGGGCGGACGCCGCCGCGCAGAAGGAGTACATCCCCTGCTTCGACCACAAGCACCGGGACTGGAACGGAATCGAGTTCGACAGCGCCCGGGAGATTTTTTCCCGGCGGCTGGAGGAGTTGGGTGTGACGGTGCTCCCCGGCTGCGAGGCCCTGGAGCTGGTCCAAGCCGGCTGCCGGGTCTGCGGGGCCGTCGTCGCCCAGGGCGGCAGTCTGTGCTACCTGGGCTGTAAGGCCCTGGTGCTGGCCACCGGCGGCTTCGGCGGTCTTTTTAAGTACCACCTGTGTACCGCGGATGTGGAGGGGGTAGGCCAGTCCCTGGCCCTGGACGCTGGGTGCAGGCTGGTCAACATGGAGTTTATGCAGATGATGCCTGGCTATGTGTCCCCGGCCTTCCAGACCATCTTTAATGAGAAGAGCTTCCAGTTCACACGGCTTCGCGGTTCGGATGGCCGCACCCTGCTGGGTGACGCCGCGAGCGAGTTGTTGGCCCAGCGGTCCACCCACGGCCCCTTTACGTCCCGTCTGCCCTCCAAAGCGGTGGATCTGACTCTGTTCCAAGCCTTTTTGGAAGATGAGCGCGGCATAGAGGCCACCTATATGGAAAAGATGCGCAGCGATCCGCCGGAGTTTGTAAAGACCTATTTCGACTGGCTTCGGGAGGCCCGCGGCCTCACCATGGATGACCCCATCCACATCGGCATCTTCGCCCACGCCGCCAACGGCGGCATCCAGATCGACCCCGACGCCTTCACCGGCGTACCCGGCCTCTATGCCGCCGGGGAGGTCACCGGCGGGATGCACGGGGCAGACCGCATCGGCGGGCTCTCCACCGCCAACGGACTGGTGTTTGGCGGAAGAGCCGGCCGGTCCGCCGCGGCGGCCTGCGCGGGGACGCCGGAGCCGCCGGGCGAATCTCTCTTCTGTGCCACTGCGTCGGACAACACGCCTGAAGTCCTCTCCGCTTTGCAAGAGGTGATGTTCCACAATGCCATGGTAATACGTGGCGAGAAGGGCCTTCACGCCGCCTTGGACACGGTGGAGAGGCTGTGCACGGTTCTATCGCTTAGCCCCTCTGCGGATGTCCACGCAATTGCACAGACGCGGCGGCTCACCGGCCGGCTGCACACGGCAGAAGCGATCCTGAAGGCCGCTCTGCTGCGGCGGGAGAGCAGGGGATCCCATTACCGGGCCGACTATCCAAGAGAAGACCCGGCTCAGGCATCCCCGATCATTATCTCGCAAAACTCCGGCGCCATCAGCGCCCGCTTTGCCAAGGAGGAAGTGCTATGCCCGTGA
- a CDS encoding acetylxylan esterase gives MPVTKETIDRLADYLGSTPIPEDFDAFWAARMAEADQVPLDYCVTPSEIPAFDTCDYMDFWFHGMDGARLYAKYVKPRVNRPMPLVLQFHGYPGASRSWLEQSSYAGMGCALLALDCPGQGGLGEDPGGYAGTTVTGHIVAGLDGPPERMYYVRLHQNIRVLCRIVRELKDIDMSRVFINGASQGGGIGIACAALNPGLIDRTAILYPFLSDYRLVWELGADQIAYEGLRYYSRWFDPDGMRQEEWFAKLGYIDTKNFAHIVRCPVLFGTGLADEVCPPASQCAVYNNLRCPKRRHLFEGFGHEEIQDFDDLILDFFGGEEARL, from the coding sequence ATGCCCGTGACAAAGGAGACGATTGACCGGCTGGCGGACTATCTGGGGAGCACCCCGATTCCGGAGGATTTTGACGCCTTCTGGGCGGCTCGGATGGCGGAGGCCGACCAAGTTCCGCTGGATTACTGCGTCACACCTTCGGAGATCCCCGCTTTCGATACCTGCGACTATATGGATTTCTGGTTCCACGGAATGGACGGCGCCCGGCTCTACGCCAAGTATGTAAAACCCAGGGTGAATCGGCCTATGCCGCTGGTGCTCCAGTTCCACGGCTACCCCGGAGCCAGCCGAAGCTGGCTGGAACAGTCCTCCTATGCCGGGATGGGCTGCGCCCTGCTGGCCTTGGACTGCCCCGGCCAGGGCGGTCTGGGTGAGGATCCGGGCGGGTATGCGGGCACCACCGTCACCGGGCATATCGTGGCGGGGCTGGACGGCCCTCCCGAGCGTATGTACTACGTCCGCCTCCACCAAAATATCCGCGTGCTCTGCCGCATCGTGCGAGAGTTGAAAGATATTGACATGAGCAGGGTATTTATTAACGGGGCCTCTCAGGGCGGCGGCATCGGCATCGCCTGCGCGGCCCTCAACCCCGGCCTCATCGACAGGACGGCCATCCTGTACCCCTTTCTCAGCGACTACCGGCTGGTGTGGGAGCTGGGGGCCGATCAGATCGCCTATGAGGGCCTGCGCTATTACTCCCGCTGGTTCGACCCTGATGGGATGCGTCAGGAGGAGTGGTTTGCCAAGCTGGGCTATATCGACACCAAAAATTTCGCCCACATAGTCCGCTGCCCCGTGCTCTTCGGCACCGGCCTCGCCGACGAGGTCTGCCCGCCCGCGAGCCAATGCGCGGTCTACAACAACCTGCGCTGCCCCAAGCGGCGGCACCTTTTCGAGGGCTTTGGACACGAGGAAATCCAGGATTTCGATGACCTGATCCTGGACTTTTTTGGGGGGGAGGAGGCGCGGCTATGA
- the appB_2 gene encoding peptide ABC transporter permease, translated as MRNTLQYILKKLLFMIPMVLVITFLIYGGLELTPGDAISHMIPPDQLANIDPAQLEALRQAYGLNDPFLLRYLRWLGELLHGNFGYSITSGVPIKDILLQLFPATLELSLAALFISTVLGSILGILSALKKGSVGDNVLTVFGMIGVSIPQFFFGMLCILVFALDWAVLPIGGRMAPGESGIWAHFKYLILPASVLGISLTAGVMRYSRSSMLDTMNKDYIKTARAKGLPEWRVNLIHGFRVALTPVVVLIGFRLPTLIGGSVVIETIFQWPGIGNAFKTAVTGQNYPLVMMIALFSVLAVLVASFLVDILTAILDPRVKLE; from the coding sequence ATGCGAAATACACTACAGTATATCTTGAAAAAACTCCTGTTCATGATCCCCATGGTGTTGGTCATCACTTTCCTGATTTATGGAGGGCTGGAGCTGACGCCGGGAGATGCCATCTCCCACATGATCCCGCCCGACCAGCTTGCAAACATCGACCCCGCCCAATTGGAGGCCCTGCGGCAGGCATATGGCCTCAATGACCCCTTCCTTCTGCGCTATTTGCGCTGGCTCGGGGAACTGCTCCACGGCAACTTCGGCTACTCCATCACCAGCGGCGTGCCCATCAAGGACATACTGCTCCAGCTCTTCCCCGCAACACTGGAGCTGTCCCTGGCAGCGCTGTTCATCTCTACCGTGCTGGGCAGTATCTTGGGTATCCTCAGCGCGCTCAAAAAGGGGTCCGTCGGAGACAACGTGCTTACCGTGTTCGGCATGATCGGCGTGTCCATCCCCCAGTTCTTCTTCGGGATGCTCTGCATCCTGGTGTTCGCCCTGGATTGGGCCGTTCTGCCCATCGGAGGGCGTATGGCGCCGGGGGAATCGGGGATATGGGCCCATTTCAAGTACCTCATACTCCCCGCCAGTGTGCTGGGCATCTCGCTGACCGCCGGCGTCATGCGGTACTCCCGCTCCAGTATGCTGGACACCATGAACAAGGACTACATCAAGACGGCCCGGGCCAAGGGCCTGCCGGAGTGGCGGGTCAACCTGATCCACGGCTTCCGGGTAGCCCTCACCCCAGTTGTGGTACTCATCGGCTTCCGCCTGCCCACCCTCATCGGCGGCTCAGTGGTCATCGAGACCATCTTCCAGTGGCCGGGTATCGGCAACGCCTTCAAGACTGCGGTGACGGGACAGAACTATCCGCTGGTCATGATGATCGCCCTTTTCTCGGTGCTGGCCGTCCTGGTGGCCAGCTTCCTGGTGGATATTCTGACGGCGATCCTCGACCCGCGGGTCAAGCTGGAGTAA
- a CDS encoding dipeptide/oligopeptide/nickel ABC transporter ATP-binding protein, with protein sequence MEQQAIITVKDLRTYFYSDKRCNKVLNGISFELYKGRTLCVVGESGCGKSVTASSVMQLLPKLSRIESGSITYHSDKGDIRIDQLPRNGRQMRALRGRDLAMIFQDPMTALNPVYTIGFQIGEDLKYHTDLDKKARRSRTLELLTQMGISTPEKRIDQYPHEFSGGMRQRAMIAMAMSCNPKVLIADEPTTALDVTIQAQIFELMEKLKREHDTAVMLITHDMGVVSELADDVAVMYMGSIVERGCVRDVLKHPAHPYTSALLRSIPVLHQGKSKKLEPIRGSTPDPYDRPKGCQFAPRCDFCCEKCTQEMPPEAPVHGSHAVRCWNAAQVYTGPREEAAAV encoded by the coding sequence ATGGAACAGCAAGCCATCATCACCGTCAAGGACCTGCGGACCTATTTCTACTCCGACAAGCGCTGCAACAAGGTCCTCAACGGCATCTCCTTCGAGCTCTACAAGGGCCGCACCCTCTGCGTGGTGGGGGAGTCCGGCTGCGGTAAGAGCGTCACCGCCTCCTCGGTCATGCAGCTTTTGCCCAAGCTCTCCCGCATCGAGAGCGGCTCCATCACCTACCACAGCGACAAGGGGGACATTCGCATCGATCAGCTCCCCCGCAACGGCAGGCAGATGCGCGCCCTACGGGGCCGGGACCTGGCCATGATTTTCCAGGATCCCATGACCGCCCTGAACCCGGTGTACACAATCGGCTTTCAGATCGGTGAGGACCTCAAGTACCACACAGACCTCGATAAGAAGGCCCGGCGTTCCCGGACCCTGGAGCTGCTGACCCAGATGGGCATCTCCACCCCGGAGAAGCGCATCGACCAGTACCCCCATGAGTTCTCCGGCGGGATGCGCCAGCGTGCCATGATCGCCATGGCCATGAGCTGCAACCCCAAGGTGCTCATCGCCGACGAGCCCACCACCGCCCTGGACGTGACCATCCAGGCCCAGATCTTTGAGCTGATGGAAAAGCTCAAGCGGGAGCACGACACCGCCGTCATGCTCATCACCCACGACATGGGCGTTGTCAGCGAGCTGGCCGACGACGTGGCCGTGATGTACATGGGCTCCATCGTGGAGCGGGGTTGCGTCCGGGATGTGCTCAAGCACCCGGCCCACCCTTACACCTCCGCGCTGCTTCGCTCCATCCCCGTGCTCCACCAGGGCAAGAGCAAAAAGCTGGAGCCCATCCGTGGCTCCACGCCAGACCCCTACGACCGGCCCAAGGGCTGCCAGTTCGCCCCCCGGTGCGACTTCTGCTGCGAAAAGTGCACCCAGGAAATGCCCCCGGAGGCCCCGGTCCACGGCAGCCACGCCGTGCGCTGCTGGAACGCCGCGCAGGTCTACACCGGACCCAGAGAGGAGGCGGCTGCCGTATGA
- a CDS encoding acetylxylan esterase, with translation MTIREQMEALKTYQGCARRPADFEAHWQERWALAAPKEVQKEPAPFHNSMAVYETLTIATGAEEIRARYLRPADGGPFPTVLLFHDLGRGVRGWHHMTRFIALGYAVLALENRMDAGQSVDELDAGRLERCYLDALVVAQAALALPHTDAARLATWGEGFGGALAVIVAALLPMEARCAALHLMPADFRGRNGDQAPALRSALDYLDAANFAPLLRGSLLLGTGLLDKTAPPEGQYAVYNRAVCPKRHLVYPKYEHERINFFENELIKFLHL, from the coding sequence ATGACCATCAGAGAACAGATGGAGGCGCTGAAGACATACCAGGGCTGTGCCCGGCGCCCGGCGGACTTCGAGGCCCATTGGCAGGAGCGCTGGGCCCTCGCCGCCCCCAAGGAGGTCCAAAAGGAGCCGGCTCCCTTCCATAACTCCATGGCGGTGTACGAAACCTTGACCATTGCCACTGGCGCAGAGGAGATCCGCGCCCGGTATCTCCGTCCGGCGGACGGCGGCCCCTTCCCCACGGTCCTGCTGTTCCACGACCTGGGCCGGGGCGTACGGGGCTGGCACCACATGACCCGGTTCATTGCCCTGGGCTATGCCGTTCTGGCGCTGGAAAACCGGATGGACGCAGGCCAAAGCGTGGACGAGTTGGACGCCGGGCGGTTGGAACGGTGCTACCTGGACGCCCTGGTTGTGGCCCAGGCGGCGCTGGCCCTCCCCCACACCGACGCCGCCCGTTTGGCGACGTGGGGCGAGGGGTTCGGCGGCGCGCTGGCCGTGATTGTGGCAGCCCTGCTGCCGATGGAGGCCCGCTGCGCCGCTCTGCACCTCATGCCCGCCGACTTCCGGGGGCGGAACGGGGATCAGGCCCCGGCGCTGCGCTCCGCCCTGGACTATCTGGACGCCGCCAACTTCGCTCCCCTGCTCCGGGGTTCCCTCCTGCTGGGCACCGGACTTTTAGACAAAACAGCGCCGCCGGAGGGGCAGTACGCCGTCTATAACCGGGCCGTCTGCCCCAAGCGGCACCTGGTCTATCCCAAGTACGAACACGAGCGCATTAATTTTTTTGAAAACGAGCTCATCAAATTTCTTCATCTTTGA
- a CDS encoding dehydrogenase translates to MLRIGVAGIGVIAGDYIALIEDGKVPGVELAAVCSRNGEHIKAVSERYGLQAAAFTDYGEMLSSGTVDAVLICTPHGQHPSMARQALEAGLHVLVEKPVGIFADEVEALLDVLRSRPGLVCGVLYNRRASRAYRYVHDFVRGGALGELVRATWIITDLYRTDAYYASGSWRGTWPSEGGGLLMTQASHQLDLMQWICGMPVSVLARCSTVGRSIQVENEAELFLTYPNGAHGHFLASAHECPGTNLLEICGTRGRVSIRDDSTVEVLQLEEDERTFARTCPSPFEKVPGAAQTLAFDDSDNKLQQAATIENFAQTVRGEAAIQCSLEEGLRSLQIIHGAYLSHWLEQTMPLPPSEDLFRSHLKRLTPQMATEKI, encoded by the coding sequence ATGCTGAGAATAGGGGTCGCCGGGATCGGTGTCATCGCGGGTGACTACATCGCCCTCATTGAGGACGGCAAGGTCCCTGGCGTGGAACTCGCAGCCGTGTGCAGCCGAAACGGGGAGCATATCAAGGCCGTGTCCGAGCGGTACGGGCTCCAGGCCGCCGCATTCACAGATTACGGCGAAATGCTCTCCTCCGGGACAGTGGACGCGGTCCTCATCTGCACACCCCACGGCCAACACCCCTCCATGGCCCGGCAGGCCCTGGAGGCCGGGCTCCACGTGCTGGTGGAGAAGCCGGTGGGCATCTTCGCTGACGAGGTGGAGGCGCTTCTGGACGTGCTCCGCAGCAGGCCCGGCCTGGTGTGCGGCGTCCTCTACAACCGCCGGGCCTCCCGGGCCTACCGCTATGTGCACGATTTTGTCCGGGGCGGCGCTCTGGGCGAGCTGGTGCGGGCCACCTGGATTATCACGGACCTCTACCGCACTGACGCCTACTACGCCTCCGGCTCCTGGCGGGGGACGTGGCCGAGCGAAGGGGGCGGCCTCCTGATGACCCAGGCATCCCATCAGCTGGACCTCATGCAGTGGATCTGCGGGATGCCCGTCTCCGTGCTGGCCCGCTGCTCGACGGTGGGGCGGTCCATCCAGGTGGAGAATGAGGCGGAGCTCTTTTTGACCTACCCCAACGGGGCCCATGGCCATTTCCTGGCCTCCGCCCACGAGTGCCCCGGTACCAACCTGCTGGAGATCTGCGGGACCCGGGGCAGAGTGTCCATACGGGATGACAGCACGGTGGAGGTCCTGCAGCTGGAGGAGGATGAGCGGACGTTTGCCCGGACCTGCCCCAGCCCATTTGAGAAGGTGCCGGGGGCGGCGCAGACGCTGGCCTTTGATGACAGCGACAACAAGCTTCAGCAGGCGGCTACCATAGAAAACTTCGCCCAGACCGTCCGGGGTGAGGCGGCCATCCAGTGCAGTCTGGAGGAGGGCCTCCGCTCCCTTCAGATCATCCACGGTGCATATCTGTCCCACTGGCTGGAACAGACCATGCCCCTGCCGCCATCGGAGGACCTCTTCCGCAGCCATCTCAAACGGCTCACGCCTCAGATGGCGACGGAGAAGATATGA
- the rpiR gene encoding N-acetylmannosamine kinase: MNGDNIFDLIVQGYNGMTRSEIKVADYVLKHRPELPYIMIKDLADACGVSEATITRFCRTVDCLSFNDFKMRAAQAISADGGSGPASGYDIYGDIQAEDSIEQKCQKLYHVGTQALQQTFEMLDYERIGKVVDCLCDADNVYCFGQGNTSIIAMDAWGRFATVTSKFHWINDFHMQAVTAATLGPRDVILYFSFSGAMRELSELGQLVGQTEAKLILVTRFPKSPGAKFADLLLICGADESPKQQGSVAVKLGQLFIIDVLFHEYCARDRKTAQENRERTLNATAPMLL; this comes from the coding sequence ATGAATGGCGACAATATTTTCGACCTGATAGTCCAGGGGTACAACGGGATGACCCGTTCAGAGATCAAAGTGGCCGACTACGTTCTAAAGCATAGACCTGAACTGCCCTACATCATGATCAAGGATCTGGCCGACGCCTGCGGGGTGAGCGAGGCGACCATTACCCGCTTCTGCCGCACGGTGGACTGCCTGAGCTTCAATGACTTCAAGATGCGCGCCGCCCAGGCCATTTCCGCCGACGGCGGATCGGGGCCGGCCAGTGGATACGATATATACGGTGACATCCAGGCGGAGGACAGCATCGAGCAGAAGTGCCAGAAGCTCTACCACGTCGGCACTCAGGCACTTCAGCAGACGTTCGAGATGCTGGACTATGAGCGGATCGGCAAGGTGGTGGACTGCCTCTGCGATGCCGACAACGTCTACTGCTTCGGTCAGGGCAACACCTCCATCATCGCGATGGACGCCTGGGGGCGTTTCGCCACCGTCACATCAAAATTCCATTGGATCAACGATTTTCACATGCAGGCGGTCACCGCCGCCACCCTGGGGCCCAGGGATGTGATTCTCTATTTCTCTTTCTCCGGCGCCATGCGGGAGCTGTCCGAGCTGGGACAGCTCGTGGGTCAGACAGAAGCCAAGCTCATTCTTGTGACACGCTTTCCAAAGTCGCCGGGGGCCAAGTTCGCCGACCTGCTTCTGATCTGTGGAGCGGACGAGTCTCCAAAGCAACAGGGCTCCGTGGCGGTAAAGCTGGGGCAGCTGTTTATCATAGATGTTCTTTTCCACGAGTATTGCGCCAGAGATCGTAAAACGGCCCAGGAAAACCGGGAACGGACCCTGAACGCCACTGCTCCCATGTTGCTCTGA
- the appC gene encoding peptide ABC transporter permease, which produces MTAEATTRKRTRLDRKFDKLRDAEEAGKLGKSKTSRALRKMMENRLAVIGLAVFAVILLACVLAPLISPYDPLSTDLRAMTQPPSLSHLFGTDKLGRDVFTRTLYGGRLSILIGLGSALGAAVIGVLLGCYGGYKGGIFDKIVLRLSEIFMSFPQLILVMMLGTIFGRGLWNLIFIFILTGWGGVYRQARAKMLSLREEEYVQSMRAFGLSDMVIAYKHMLPNAVGPVVVNLTLSTAMFILDEAAMSFLGLGVPPEIATWGNILNAAQDLYVMQNYWWLWLPVGIVVSLFVISVNCIGDGLRDSTDPTQQG; this is translated from the coding sequence ATGACTGCTGAAGCAACGACAAGAAAGCGCACCCGGCTGGACCGGAAGTTCGATAAACTCCGGGATGCCGAGGAGGCGGGCAAGCTGGGCAAGAGCAAGACCAGCCGTGCCCTGCGGAAGATGATGGAAAACCGGCTGGCAGTGATCGGCCTTGCGGTATTCGCCGTTATTCTTCTGGCCTGCGTTCTGGCGCCCCTGATCTCGCCCTACGACCCCCTGTCCACCGACCTGCGCGCCATGACCCAGCCGCCCTCCTTGTCACACCTTTTCGGCACCGACAAGCTGGGCCGGGACGTGTTCACCCGCACTCTCTACGGCGGACGTCTGTCCATCCTCATCGGCCTGGGCTCCGCCCTGGGGGCTGCCGTCATCGGCGTGCTGCTGGGCTGCTACGGCGGGTACAAGGGCGGCATTTTTGACAAGATCGTACTGCGCCTCTCGGAGATCTTCATGTCCTTTCCCCAGCTCATCCTGGTGATGATGCTGGGCACCATTTTCGGCCGGGGGCTGTGGAACCTGATTTTCATCTTCATCCTCACCGGCTGGGGCGGCGTGTACCGCCAGGCCAGAGCCAAGATGCTCTCCCTTCGGGAGGAGGAGTACGTCCAGTCCATGCGGGCCTTTGGCCTGAGCGATATGGTCATCGCCTACAAGCACATGCTTCCCAACGCCGTGGGACCGGTGGTGGTCAACCTCACCCTTTCCACTGCCATGTTCATCCTGGACGAGGCGGCTATGAGCTTCCTGGGCCTGGGCGTCCCGCCGGAGATCGCCACCTGGGGCAACATCCTCAATGCGGCCCAGGACCTCTACGTCATGCAGAATTACTGGTGGCTGTGGCTGCCGGTGGGCATAGTCGTCTCCCTCTTCGTCATCAGCGTCAACTGCATTGGCGACGGGCTGCGCGACTCCACCGACCCCACCCAGCAGGGTTAA
- a CDS encoding oxidoreductase has translation MKHRVLILGAGFWGGRWIELIRACERTELAGVACDPAAVEAVCGRFGLRGAAVYPDYREAVERADAEIMVNVLPAALHFDADRRALERGMHVIAEKPLVASMEEAAQLLEIASARPGQRFMASQNYRWRPHNMAIKAALDEGRIGALESISLEFRQQEDLQGYRGGLARPLLDDMAIHHFDLLRYFSGADCAEICARAWRPSWSLYPGQPNLDAILTMENGVHVSYTGTWAARGRQSSWDGNLVLTGSEGCLTLDVENRVYFYPHRKDASVVLDTACQQGELLPNAEMAYTEMEYGLRGFLDCIEEGRVPETTLADNFKSFSMVDACRRAAEEGYAIRL, from the coding sequence ATGAAGCACAGGGTACTGATTTTAGGCGCGGGCTTCTGGGGCGGCCGCTGGATCGAGCTGATCCGGGCGTGTGAGCGCACCGAGCTGGCGGGGGTGGCCTGCGACCCGGCGGCGGTGGAGGCCGTATGCGGGCGCTTCGGGCTGCGTGGCGCGGCCGTTTACCCGGACTACAGGGAGGCCGTCGAGCGGGCGGACGCGGAGATTATGGTCAACGTGCTGCCCGCAGCCCTCCACTTTGACGCCGACCGGCGGGCACTGGAGAGGGGGATGCACGTCATCGCGGAAAAGCCGCTGGTTGCCTCCATGGAGGAGGCCGCGCAGCTGCTGGAAATCGCGTCCGCCCGGCCCGGGCAGCGGTTCATGGCCAGCCAGAACTACCGCTGGCGGCCCCACAATATGGCCATCAAGGCGGCGCTGGACGAGGGGCGGATCGGGGCGCTGGAGTCCATCTCCCTGGAATTCCGCCAGCAGGAGGATCTGCAGGGCTACCGTGGCGGCCTGGCCCGGCCCCTGCTGGACGATATGGCCATCCACCACTTCGACCTGCTGCGCTATTTCTCCGGCGCCGACTGCGCGGAGATCTGCGCCCGCGCCTGGCGGCCCTCCTGGTCGCTCTACCCGGGGCAGCCCAACCTGGACGCTATCCTAACCATGGAAAACGGCGTGCACGTCTCCTACACCGGCACTTGGGCCGCCCGGGGGCGGCAGAGCTCCTGGGACGGGAACCTGGTCCTCACCGGCAGCGAGGGCTGCTTGACTCTGGACGTGGAGAACCGCGTATATTTCTACCCCCACAGAAAGGACGCCTCCGTGGTGCTGGATACCGCCTGCCAGCAGGGCGAGCTGCTCCCCAACGCCGAGATGGCGTATACCGAGATGGAGTACGGCCTGCGGGGCTTCCTGGACTGTATCGAGGAGGGACGGGTGCCGGAGACCACGCTTGCGGATAACTTCAAGAGCTTTTCCATGGTGGACGCCTGCCGTCGGGCGGCGGAGGAGGGGTACGCCATACGGCTTTAA
- a CDS encoding ABC transporter ATP-binding protein, whose amino-acid sequence MSESKEVLLKLRSVKTFFPVRSGFFNKVTDHVQAVNDVDLDIYRGETLGLVGESGCGKTTLGKSIIQLVHATGGTMLYDFGEEYGEKDLRKLDKAGEQLLHKKVQIVFQDPYSSLNPSFTIFQSLADPLKHFGVKDREKQRKLIGDILDAVNMRREYMDRYPHEFSGGQRQRIGIARALLVDPEMVICDEAVSALDVSIQAQVLNLLMQLKEERSLTYIFITHNLSVVEYISDRIAVMYLGRIVELSTTGQIFDRTMHPYTEALLSAIPVVDPDNKRRRIVLEGDVPNPVHPPEGCHFHPRCKRCMDICKHQKPELKRHVIDGEEHFCACHLYDDTSAADPAEKG is encoded by the coding sequence ATGAGCGAATCGAAGGAAGTGCTGCTTAAACTGCGTAGTGTGAAGACCTTTTTCCCCGTGCGCAGTGGTTTTTTCAACAAGGTGACCGACCATGTCCAGGCGGTCAACGATGTGGATCTGGACATATACAGGGGCGAGACCCTGGGCTTGGTGGGGGAGTCCGGCTGCGGCAAGACCACCCTGGGCAAGTCCATCATCCAGCTTGTCCACGCCACTGGCGGCACCATGCTCTACGACTTCGGTGAGGAGTACGGGGAGAAGGACCTGCGCAAGTTGGACAAAGCAGGGGAGCAGCTCCTACACAAGAAGGTCCAAATTGTCTTTCAGGATCCCTACTCCTCCCTGAATCCCTCCTTCACCATCTTCCAGTCCCTGGCCGATCCCCTCAAGCACTTCGGCGTCAAGGACAGGGAGAAGCAGCGCAAGCTTATCGGGGACATCCTGGATGCCGTCAATATGCGCCGGGAGTACATGGATCGCTACCCCCATGAGTTCTCCGGCGGCCAGCGGCAGCGCATCGGGATCGCCCGCGCCCTTCTGGTTGACCCGGAGATGGTCATATGCGACGAGGCGGTCTCCGCCCTGGACGTATCCATCCAGGCCCAGGTGCTCAACCTCCTCATGCAGCTCAAGGAGGAGCGCAGTCTCACCTACATCTTCATCACCCACAACCTCTCCGTAGTGGAGTACATCTCCGACCGCATCGCCGTCATGTACCTGGGGCGCATCGTGGAGCTCTCCACCACCGGGCAGATCTTCGACCGCACCATGCACCCCTACACGGAAGCCCTGCTCTCCGCCATCCCCGTGGTGGACCCGGACAACAAGCGCCGCCGCATCGTGCTGGAGGGCGACGTGCCCAACCCGGTCCACCCGCCGGAGGGATGCCACTTTCATCCCAGGTGCAAAAGGTGTATGGATATATGCAAACACCAGAAGCCGGAGCTCAAACGTCACGTCATCGACGGGGAGGAGCACTTCTGCGCCTGCCATCTGTATGATGATACCTCCGCCGCGGACCCGGCGGAAAAAGGATAA